The genomic DNA AGAACGGGCATCCGGGGATATCTCCTTCCATTTCTTCAAAAACGCTTCCTTATCTCCTGCGAATATAAGGGATGTTTTCAATATAGATTGTCGGCAGTTTGTGCGGGGCATGGTATCGCTCGAAACCATTTCATCAAGAATGGCTTTTCGTTTATTGGTTTCATTAAACCAACACTCCGTCAGGTTCTTCAATAGATCATCCCTGTCAGGCATTTGTTTCCTCTTGACACCAATTTCAGCCTCCTTAGCCCGCACGGCTGCTTGTTTAGCTCGGTGTTGAATTTCGGTCTCTCGCAGTTGTTCGGCCTCCAATGTGGTCAATCCTTTTTCACTGCAAGCTTGTTGAAATTGTTCTTCAGCCGTTAGGATAGCCTGCTGGGCTTTTTCCCAGTCAGGATGTTTGGTCAGGGCCTGATCCACATTCCTTCGAAAAGCCCTGGCGGCGGAGCGTATGGCTTCAGCCATACCCTGATAGGCAGCGGTAACTACTTCCTCAACCTGTTGGAAATACCTTTTACCAGGAAAAGCGTCCAAACGACTTCCCAGGGGCAAGGGCTCGGTTTCCAATTCTTCGGTCAGTTCTAAAAGCCGGTTCTCCGTTTCAAGTGATTTGTTTACCAATGAATCGAGGTACCTTTTTGATTCCTGAGCACCTCGGTGCCTTTTTAGCTCCTCCTGGACTTGTGCCTTAGCCGCAAGTTGGCGGGCAAGCTCTTCCTCTTTCTGCTTTAAGGAATTTAACTCGGCATCGAGACGTCTAATGGTTTCTTCCATTTTGTGCGCCAATTTCAACTGATCAATAAGTTCCAGCGATCTTGCCCGATAAGGCTCCAACCGATCAGCGGCCAGACTATCAATGAACTGCAGGAGAGATTGCTGCCGGTCAGCAAGTTGGGTAATTTCCTCCTGGCTGAAAATGATAGCAGCAAGCTGCCGGAAGACGGTTGGAAGGTCATCTACGTTTCGGCTCTCGATATGGGCTGGTTGTCCATAACCATCGACGACGATATGGTCTTCAAGACCTCCATGAACGACACCCAATTCGATCCGGGTTGAACCTCTAAATGTTCCTCGAAGCCGTTTGACTTGTCTGGCAGCCACATGGTCTCTTTCATCCATGCCTTCGAAGGTCATCTCCCCCCGCAAGCCAAGGCGCAAGCTTTCGAAAAGCAGGGACTTGCCACTCCCCCGGCCACCTATAATGCAATTGAGGTGAGGTGAAAGGACAATGGCCTGGTTTTCTAAAAATTTATTATCTCTAATCCTGATAGTTCTCACCTGCGTATGGGTAACCTGTGGCGGAGTGGGATTCAAACTGATCCGGGACTCCGGATCGAGAAAGGCCTGACGTAAAGCTTCGATGGAGGGGCGGGACATTTTAATCCAGGTAAAACGGCACCCCAAGTTATTAGGAACACCGGAATTCTCCAATGACTTCCCATCCGATCCGCATATCGGTGCCGGCTGACGATTGGGCTTAGGCCGATTCCATTGTTCATATGAGCCATTTAATATCAATCGGGCCTTTTCGGAAAGAGGCCAGGAGTTTACTTCAACACTATAAAGATCAGGATTGTTGATAAAATCCGATATGTTAACAGGATCATTACAGATACCATCATTACTGAAAGCATGCGCCGCAATTACAATGCCGCCAATCTCTTTCTGCACTTTATCGAGGACTTCCCTTAAAGACCAGCATTGTCCATGATGTTTTGGTTGTTGAGACACGCCGTTAATGAAACGGTCGTTAGCTGCCATACCCATATTCGTTAAAATATCACTAATCGTTTGAAGCCTTTTCCCTTCCTTAACCGGCTCAAAAAGGCAAAGAACGTGATACCGGATATCCAGCTCAAAGCCTGGAAAGATAACCAAAGGCGCACGTCCTGAGGAATCGGCCGCCGTCTTGTTTTGTTCGATCACATGGGTTAAAAACCATTTTCTATGGTCAGTTTCAGCACTGAAATTGTGATCCGTTACGGCAATACAATCCAACTCAAGGTCGTGGCAGTATCGAAGAAATCGGCGGGCCTTTTCCTGAAGGTCCTCCTCTGACCTTGGAGAAAGCAACCGGATGGATGAATCATTCCAATGCCCTGCATCTTCTGGGGTATGGACATGCAGATCGCACTTAAACCACCGCATGCCCTGATATTCCGGAGCCGTGTTCATTTGATTGCCTCCTTAAGGTCCAGATACTCTATTATATTCTTTCTCATTTATACCTGCCGTAGTTGTCTTTTTAAGGAACTCTGAATCTTCCTTTCAGACTATGCCTATTTGAAGCTGGATCGAATTCTTTCTGGATATCGTCCCTGTCTTTTCGCCCCAATCGCGTCCAGGTGGTTTGGGAATTCGGGGCCGTAGTGGTATCAAATCCATTTTGCATTCCAATACCAACCAGATTGCTGATCAGGTGGCGATCATGAAAATCATCCCAGATAAAAACTTCGATGTCCAATCCAATCTGCTTTAAAGTCTCTGATAACTTTTTTCTGAACGTTTCCTCCAGATCGGATAGGTTTAATATCTGACGTTGTGATCCTGAACCCCGATAACAGACACGATGTATCTCTATTAAAGGAACAGGGGTCCTACCACCAGCCTCCTCCAGAAGTTTAATGAACTCTTGGTAATGGCCCCGACCTGGGTCCAGGTGGGGATCAATAAACATGATGGAATTGGCATGTTTCAGCACAAGATTTAAGGCATTCTTATAATCTTCTATTCTTCTATGTGGCCTGATTGAAGGGCTTCGGCTGGACCACCATGAGGTTGTGGATAGTTTCTGAACCGGAGCTATAATGGGTTGGCCTTTGAATAAACCGGAGATACAATCCGTAACGATAATTCCGTTTAGAGGGATTGTCTTGTGACTGGCCAAGGCTTCCTCGCACCATTCCGAATCATTAGACGGGAGATTTTGGCCAATGCCCGTATGAAAAATAAGTCGTTTTTGAAGAGCTAATTTTTTAATCAACTCTTTGCCGCGGGGGTGCCATGGTCTGTGATCATTTACGAATGTTTGAGCCCATTCTCCATTCCAAAGGTTCCGAACGAGCCCTTCCTGAATCAAAACCTCTTTTATATTTTGAAGATGTAAGCCGCAGGTTTCGACACTTCCATATGAAGTGCCGTCAATAACATCCGGAGTAAAGGCATACTCTGACAACAAGGCCATTAAAAAATCTCCCGAAGTCCCTCTTCAAAAAAGCCACCAGGCCAGGCTTTGACCAGCTCCCCATTTTCATTCAAAGGCATCTCTCTGACGATACTCCGGGAGCCATCCGGCTCTACAAACAGGACCATCACGTCTTCGGGGCAGACCGGTAAACATCCCTTAGGCAATTTTCCTGCATTTGTTTCCCGCATCCGACGCATAATCCGCAACAACAAATGTTCGCTATGGGTCTCAATCAGAAAGCGGTTTCTATTCTCGCCAAGGGCCGATTGAATAAAAACATCGCCAAGATCAGCTTGAATGGCCGGATGAAGATGAATTTCGGGTTGTTCAATGGCGATAATTTTGTTGTGCGAAGCATAGGCTCCAACAAGGACAGGCAAAACTTGGCTTACCCCAATACCCACATCTCGATGGCTTACCACTGTTTTGCTCCGGCGATCAATTAAAATAACTTCTTGAATATCTGACAATTCTTCCTGATTATCTTTCAGTCTATCAAGAATTGAAGGTACTAATTCTCCAAAGAGATCCCCTTTATAATCCATACCTTCGTATTTTCCAATTCCTGTATATTGCGCTTCGATATCAATAAGGTGATCCCAAAAGTCACGATTTAAATCGTCTATAGTTAATAAATTCCGAATTGTTAACTCGTAAGGTGTCTGTAGTCGATTCTGGGAAGTAAGCCACTCGTTAACCTTTTCTCGAACTTTTGAATCTTGTCGGACTACATCCCAGGCATAACCACCGCCAGCAAACCAATTGGGATCATGATGTTGAGAAAAAGCAAGATGCCTGGGTGGATAGGATCTAAGGGGGCCCAAATATTGAAGACGCAGAAGTTCAGA from Deltaproteobacteria bacterium includes the following:
- a CDS encoding AAA family ATPase, whose amino-acid sequence is MNTAPEYQGMRWFKCDLHVHTPEDAGHWNDSSIRLLSPRSEEDLQEKARRFLRYCHDLELDCIAVTDHNFSAETDHRKWFLTHVIEQNKTAADSSGRAPLVIFPGFELDIRYHVLCLFEPVKEGKRLQTISDILTNMGMAANDRFINGVSQQPKHHGQCWSLREVLDKVQKEIGGIVIAAHAFSNDGICNDPVNISDFINNPDLYSVEVNSWPLSEKARLILNGSYEQWNRPKPNRQPAPICGSDGKSLENSGVPNNLGCRFTWIKMSRPSIEALRQAFLDPESRISLNPTPPQVTHTQVRTIRIRDNKFLENQAIVLSPHLNCIIGGRGSGKSLLFESLRLGLRGEMTFEGMDERDHVAARQVKRLRGTFRGSTRIELGVVHGGLEDHIVVDGYGQPAHIESRNVDDLPTVFRQLAAIIFSQEEITQLADRQQSLLQFIDSLAADRLEPYRARSLELIDQLKLAHKMEETIRRLDAELNSLKQKEEELARQLAAKAQVQEELKRHRGAQESKRYLDSLVNKSLETENRLLELTEELETEPLPLGSRLDAFPGKRYFQQVEEVVTAAYQGMAEAIRSAARAFRRNVDQALTKHPDWEKAQQAILTAEEQFQQACSEKGLTTLEAEQLRETEIQHRAKQAAVRAKEAEIGVKRKQMPDRDDLLKNLTECWFNETNKRKAILDEMVSSDTMPRTNCRQSILKTSLIFAGDKEAFLKKWKEISPDARSQAGRVWDRESRDGEGGENIGEHLFEAFQSEINNSQTSLMSGNPIQWLERNMGTPTKLPGIVQNHLDAIKNVQQEQAEKWFDLLLTRIPDSADLVLLRSDDTEAGSFQKGDLSTGQKNTAILSLLLARGHGPVLIDQPEDELDSEFLYQELVPMLRKAKIQRQLIIVTHNANLPVNGDAELVYTLEARGGKGTCRAQGGLDRSEVTRAVLDIMEGSKEAFIKRKEKYNF
- a CDS encoding AAA family ATPase; the encoded protein is MMLSISIGNFKAFADTQRIPIRPLTLIYGANSSGKSSILHSLIFAHYALETGELDVHRSNLGGDAVDLGGFRQFVHRREVSRRLEWSAELDTAYFKGRLQELLAPVKKAMITVTIGISLDDQGRPLSGAKPEIIAYELFGDNNSLLRMSRRRDGSLKLDRLEHDNPIFREVIKAIVETSTTTETFRPSDYEGLEEAISEIVPELEASVEKFLPAGINKTDFFTPDAQPSLFPVSKGRRQEDLAAAVRFFIPRTINELIRGVSSYIESELLRLQYLGPLRSYPPRHLAFSQHHDPNWFAGGGYAWDVVRQDSKVREKVNEWLTSQNRLQTPYELTIRNLLTIDDLNRDFWDHLIDIEAQYTGIGKYEGMDYKGDLFGELVPSILDRLKDNQEELSDIQEVILIDRRSKTVVSHRDVGIGVSQVLPVLVGAYASHNKIIAIEQPEIHLHPAIQADLGDVFIQSALGENRNRFLIETHSEHLLLRIMRRMRETNAGKLPKGCLPVCPEDVMVLFVEPDGSRSIVREMPLNENGELVKAWPGGFFEEGLREIF